One stretch of Rosistilla oblonga DNA includes these proteins:
- a CDS encoding cytochrome c3 family protein: protein MRQSDQPLPQPPRDDRPGDNWVCGWSDAGTPCQHGPSGKGDCPALSACRPTANGDSWSCNRPACLGGKCDSGPNEEGVCGLKPTPCTPKRSWKAKRRVATSLCFLTAVSMILISLGGRWRTEAFAPGGLIQPHAQILGGALKSDRCASCHPAAKGSLSSWFFSAGDAHENVTQTQLCMDCHHNTIDRSLARNAHNLSTEQLQLVSLSQTEHKSSWHAMLPGAAVANDDIACATCHREHHGSHQNLSALTSEQCQTCHKNQFSSFTHGHPQWTDWPYGRGGKIAFNHASHAGKHFAQENETFDCNRCHQPTADQELGRTASFEVACASCHDKSLEVGIAEGFAIVQFPMLDTEAMTRGGHPAGSWPADATGIFDGKIPPVVRLLLRSDPEVATALDRLPANGDLSRLDSNAANDLADAKSIAAGVRRLMNEMADTGYDAIAKRLSLATGLDEQTTGQLAAKLSPQLIEAACKNWLPEDSPMVVIPPTLRAMQIRLVADWEIVPENPLRIQLAIPRPELPVEQIAQIPSVPETEAPEAMLQPAEPPTLEVPSLSGPASDPLTDPLAKPFTDPLSDPLNDPLSDPLAGAAPAKPAPARPKRFDASKRLPAGGWYCDSLRLAVRYRPSGHADQMLVALVGLANSAKSMHPSDYEAIMSMQTVKACTSCHQTARANSLASWRAAPEQGPRKTFTRFSHRPHMNLPMLMDCKYCHQVAGKPDENTVQNVSTGEPHPGHDFDPLTLDACAKCHTAQAAGDQCTKCHLYHVDSKQFAIEQLANKLKLSEQK, encoded by the coding sequence ATGAGACAAAGCGATCAACCGCTGCCACAACCGCCACGCGACGACCGCCCCGGTGACAACTGGGTCTGCGGCTGGAGCGACGCCGGCACGCCCTGCCAACACGGCCCGTCGGGCAAAGGGGATTGTCCCGCGTTGTCCGCCTGTCGGCCGACCGCCAACGGCGACTCCTGGTCCTGCAACCGCCCCGCCTGCTTGGGCGGCAAGTGCGACTCGGGCCCCAACGAAGAGGGCGTCTGCGGACTCAAGCCGACTCCCTGCACGCCAAAGCGATCGTGGAAGGCAAAGCGCCGCGTGGCAACCAGCCTCTGTTTCCTCACCGCGGTCAGCATGATCCTGATCTCGCTGGGAGGACGCTGGCGAACCGAAGCCTTCGCACCGGGCGGCCTGATCCAACCGCACGCCCAAATTTTGGGCGGTGCTCTGAAGAGCGACCGCTGCGCTTCGTGCCATCCCGCCGCCAAGGGCTCACTGTCCAGTTGGTTCTTCTCCGCCGGCGACGCACACGAAAACGTGACGCAAACCCAATTGTGCATGGACTGCCACCACAACACGATTGACCGCAGCCTAGCCCGGAACGCACACAACCTTTCGACCGAGCAATTGCAACTGGTTAGCCTGTCGCAGACCGAACACAAATCCAGCTGGCACGCGATGCTTCCCGGGGCAGCGGTCGCGAACGACGATATCGCATGTGCCACCTGTCACCGCGAACATCACGGCAGCCACCAAAACCTGTCGGCGCTGACCAGTGAGCAATGCCAGACCTGCCACAAAAATCAATTCAGCAGCTTTACACACGGCCATCCCCAATGGACCGATTGGCCCTACGGCCGCGGCGGCAAGATCGCATTTAACCATGCGTCGCACGCCGGCAAACACTTCGCCCAAGAGAACGAAACGTTTGATTGCAATCGCTGCCACCAGCCGACCGCCGATCAAGAGCTTGGCCGGACCGCATCGTTTGAAGTCGCCTGCGCCAGCTGCCACGACAAGTCATTAGAAGTCGGGATCGCCGAAGGATTTGCGATCGTCCAATTTCCGATGCTCGACACCGAGGCGATGACTCGCGGCGGCCATCCCGCCGGATCCTGGCCCGCCGACGCGACGGGGATCTTCGACGGCAAGATACCACCGGTCGTGCGACTGTTGTTGCGTTCGGATCCCGAAGTTGCCACCGCGTTGGACCGCTTGCCGGCCAACGGCGATCTGAGCCGGCTGGATTCAAACGCCGCCAACGACCTGGCCGATGCCAAAAGCATCGCCGCCGGAGTGCGTCGTTTGATGAATGAGATGGCCGACACGGGATACGACGCGATCGCCAAGCGACTGAGCCTGGCGACGGGGCTGGACGAACAGACGACAGGCCAGCTTGCGGCGAAGCTCTCGCCGCAACTGATCGAAGCGGCTTGCAAGAACTGGCTCCCCGAAGACAGCCCGATGGTCGTGATCCCACCAACACTCCGCGCGATGCAAATTCGATTAGTCGCCGATTGGGAGATCGTTCCCGAAAATCCGCTCCGCATCCAACTGGCGATCCCACGCCCAGAGCTGCCGGTCGAACAGATCGCACAAATTCCTAGCGTTCCAGAAACCGAAGCTCCCGAGGCGATGCTGCAACCGGCCGAGCCTCCCACGCTGGAAGTCCCTTCGCTGTCGGGGCCGGCTTCCGATCCGCTAACAGATCCGCTAGCAAAACCTTTCACCGATCCTCTGAGCGATCCGTTAAACGATCCTCTGAGCGATCCTTTGGCCGGAGCGGCGCCCGCCAAACCAGCCCCCGCCCGTCCGAAGCGGTTTGATGCGAGCAAGCGGTTGCCCGCCGGCGGTTGGTACTGCGATTCGCTGCGACTGGCCGTGCGATATCGCCCCAGCGGACACGCCGACCAGATGCTGGTCGCGTTGGTCGGGCTAGCCAACAGCGCCAAATCGATGCACCCGAGCGACTACGAAGCGATCATGTCGATGCAGACGGTCAAGGCTTGCACCAGCTGTCATCAGACCGCGCGAGCCAACTCGTTGGCATCGTGGCGTGCGGCCCCCGAGCAAGGGCCAAGAAAGACGTTCACGCGATTCTCACATCGGCCACACATGAATCTACCGATGTTGATGGACTGCAAATACTGCCACCAGGTCGCAGGGAAGCCCGACGAGAATACTGTACAAAACGTCTCGACGGGTGAACCACATCCCGGCCACGACTTCGATCCACTGACACTCGACGCATGTGCCAAATGCCACACAGCGCAAGCTGCCGGCGACCAGTGCACAAAGTGTCACCTATATCATGTCGACAGCAAACAGTTTGCGATCGAACAACTTGCCAACAAACTCAAATTGTCAGAGCAAAAGTAG
- a CDS encoding fibronectin type III domain-containing protein translates to MERRDLLAVDIVFDYSYDDSGFFDTDAKAALERAATDYETRLLDTLTAIPAPTAGNSWTASFQDPETGSTVNLQNLQLAENEVRVFVGSRNLTGSTLGKASAGYGVQYTDPNWVDTVLWRGQSGANEQSTWGGSIAFDTSPTWHFDVGLPTSGTTDFYSVALHELGHIFGISNQPGNTWTSLTKSLSELSTADQALVDNEPGDYFTGPKSVALYGSPIPVDGGHFEHDVSYAGAEAALDPSLTTGTRKPMSPLDWTTLDDIGWDIGTRFLSGTVFDDSVIDNDQPDAGEGEAGITVTATNNTTSTEYTTTTHTDGTYALELPPGTYDVTFTRHVGSATFESLSVSSSNVAFDLVTSDANWGLELGTPSNLVLTVVSPTEATLNWSDTIGETGYRVYGWNSLSGTTLLETLPADTVTYNAAGLPQGLRQWFYVQAFNEFESARTDWKLVVMPSAETVPTVPGNFILTAMSSTSAQLQWEDSESETSYEIYRWTAATGTVLLATIPANSTSYLATGLTPGGREQFHVRPINGDKSARTDWKLVVMPSAETVPTIPGNFTLTAMSSTSAQLQWEDSESETSYEIYRWTAATGTVLLATIPANSTSYLATGLTPGGREQFHVRPINGDKSARTDWKLVVMPSAETVPTVPGNFTLTAMSSTSAQLQWEDSESETSYEIYRWTAATGTVLLATIPANSTSYLATGLTPGGREQFHVRPINGDKSARTDWKLVVMPSAETVPTVPGNFTLTAMSSTSAQLQWEDSESETSYEIYRWTAATGTVLLATIPADSTSYLATGLTPGSREQFHVRPINGDKSARTDWKLVVMPSAETVPTVPGNFTLTAMSSTSAQLQWEDSESETSYEIYRWTAATGTVLLATIPANSTSYLATGLTPGGREQFHVKAVNGTESARTEWQILTMPLT, encoded by the coding sequence TTGGAGCGGCGGGACCTGTTAGCCGTCGATATCGTCTTCGACTACAGCTACGACGATTCCGGATTCTTTGACACCGATGCCAAAGCTGCACTGGAACGGGCGGCAACCGATTACGAAACGCGATTGCTCGATACGTTGACCGCGATCCCGGCTCCTACAGCCGGCAACTCGTGGACCGCATCGTTCCAAGATCCGGAGACCGGCAGCACCGTTAATCTCCAGAATCTGCAGCTTGCTGAAAACGAGGTCCGCGTCTTTGTCGGCTCCCGCAATCTAACCGGTTCCACGCTCGGCAAAGCATCCGCCGGGTATGGCGTCCAGTACACCGACCCTAATTGGGTCGACACCGTCTTGTGGCGTGGGCAATCCGGCGCGAATGAGCAGAGTACCTGGGGCGGCAGTATCGCGTTTGACACCTCGCCAACATGGCACTTTGACGTCGGATTACCGACCTCGGGGACCACTGATTTTTACAGCGTGGCGTTACATGAACTGGGACACATCTTTGGTATCTCCAACCAACCGGGCAACACCTGGACTAGCCTGACAAAATCACTGTCCGAACTCTCCACGGCGGACCAAGCCCTTGTCGACAACGAACCCGGCGACTACTTCACCGGCCCCAAGTCGGTCGCTCTCTACGGCAGCCCGATCCCGGTTGACGGGGGGCACTTTGAGCACGACGTCTCCTACGCAGGAGCCGAAGCCGCACTCGACCCCAGCTTAACAACCGGCACACGCAAACCGATGAGTCCGTTGGACTGGACGACGCTCGATGACATCGGCTGGGACATCGGCACCCGTTTCCTCAGCGGCACCGTCTTCGACGACAGCGTGATCGACAACGACCAACCCGACGCCGGAGAAGGCGAAGCCGGCATCACCGTTACGGCAACCAACAACACCACAAGCACCGAATACACAACAACAACGCACACCGACGGCACCTACGCCCTCGAACTCCCGCCAGGCACCTACGACGTAACGTTCACCCGACATGTTGGCAGCGCTACGTTCGAATCCCTTTCGGTTAGCTCATCGAACGTCGCTTTTGATTTGGTTACCTCGGACGCTAATTGGGGCTTGGAACTTGGCACACCATCCAATCTAGTATTAACTGTAGTATCGCCGACCGAGGCAACGCTGAACTGGTCCGATACGATTGGTGAAACGGGCTATCGTGTTTACGGCTGGAACAGTCTATCAGGCACCACCTTACTGGAAACGTTGCCTGCAGACACCGTAACGTACAACGCCGCCGGGCTCCCCCAAGGGTTGCGACAGTGGTTTTACGTGCAGGCGTTCAACGAGTTTGAGTCAGCGCGAACAGACTGGAAGCTTGTCGTGATGCCATCTGCGGAAACTGTGCCGACAGTCCCTGGAAACTTCATACTCACCGCTATGTCAAGTACTTCGGCGCAGCTTCAGTGGGAAGATTCAGAGAGCGAAACCAGCTACGAGATCTACCGATGGACAGCCGCAACGGGAACTGTTCTGCTTGCGACTATCCCGGCGAACAGCACCTCTTACCTGGCAACAGGCTTAACGCCAGGCGGTCGCGAACAATTCCATGTTCGCCCGATCAATGGCGACAAGTCGGCGCGAACAGACTGGAAGCTTGTCGTGATGCCATCTGCGGAAACTGTGCCGACAATCCCTGGAAACTTCACACTCACCGCTATGTCAAGTACTTCGGCGCAGCTTCAGTGGGAAGATTCAGAGAGCGAAACCAGCTACGAGATCTACCGATGGACAGCCGCAACGGGAACTGTTCTGCTTGCGACTATCCCGGCGAACAGCACCTCTTACCTGGCAACAGGCTTAACGCCAGGCGGTCGCGAACAATTCCATGTTCGCCCGATCAATGGCGACAAGTCGGCGCGAACAGACTGGAAGCTTGTCGTGATGCCATCTGCGGAAACTGTGCCGACAGTCCCTGGAAACTTCACACTCACCGCTATGTCAAGTACTTCGGCGCAGCTTCAGTGGGAAGATTCAGAGAGCGAAACCAGCTACGAGATCTACCGATGGACAGCCGCAACGGGAACTGTTCTGCTTGCGACTATCCCGGCGAACAGCACCTCTTACCTGGCAACAGGCTTAACGCCAGGCGGTCGCGAACAATTCCATGTTCGCCCGATCAATGGCGACAAGTCGGCGCGAACAGACTGGAAGCTTGTCGTGATGCCATCTGCGGAAACTGTGCCGACAGTCCCTGGAAACTTCACACTCACCGCTATGTCAAGTACTTCGGCGCAGCTTCAGTGGGAAGATTCAGAGAGCGAAACCAGCTACGAGATCTACCGATGGACAGCCGCAACGGGAACAGTTCTGCTTGCGACTATCCCGGCGGACAGCACCTCTTACCTGGCAACAGGCTTAACGCCAGGCAGTCGCGAACAATTCCATGTTCGCCCGATCAATGGCGACAAGTCGGCGCGAACAGATTGGAAGCTTGTCGTGATGCCATCTGCGGAAACTGTGCCGACAGTCCCTGGAAACTTCACACTCACCGCTATGTCAAGTACTTCGGCGCAGCTTCAGTGGGAAGATTCAGAGAGCGAAACCAGCTACGAGATCTACCGATGGACAGCCGCAACGGGAACTGTTCTGCTTGCGACTATCCCGGCGAACAGCACCTCTTACCTGGCAACAGGCTTAACGCCAGGCGGTCGCGAACAATTCCATGTCAAAGCGGTAAACGGCACTGAATCTGCACGCACTGAATGGCAAATCCTAACCATGCCTCTGACTTGA
- the flhF gene encoding flagellar biosynthesis protein FlhF, which translates to MHIRTFQAPTLQEALAEIRRQMGSDATVLHTRDVHRGIFGLLGKSHVEVTAGLKPKPVVNQRTSSPPAARRIDSPPTPAPAAQTTSPQVQHLTEQVNRLSQVVQALEQSKTTGPAPTPATAPASQSNSRVAQALIAQGLDSASAEYIASQSPIDDATADEDLIPVLRQALRKRFRTTGPIDVPQEGQRIVALVGPTGVGKTTTIAKLAAGFRLLEKRNVGLITIDTFRIAAVDQLHKYAQVMQLPMEVVSGADEMRAAIARLSDVDLILIDTVGRSPRDIQQLEVTRKLLAHAQPQETHLVLSATSSRSAIESAIENFAVLRPGAVIVSKLDEVQQQPDLMRFAGPGVPPISYVTTGQNVPDDIDLPQPSRLVDLALGLRSAESNETNDDAFPLPPQTSDGDMLPPPDDRASGASQANLKGSTMATKSAQSRNLLLPSN; encoded by the coding sequence ACTTTCCAAGCCCCGACGCTGCAGGAAGCGCTCGCCGAGATCCGTCGTCAGATGGGTAGCGACGCGACGGTTCTGCATACGCGCGACGTCCATCGCGGCATCTTTGGACTGCTTGGTAAATCGCACGTCGAAGTCACCGCCGGCTTGAAACCCAAACCGGTCGTCAACCAGCGAACATCCAGCCCGCCAGCAGCTCGCCGGATCGATTCGCCCCCAACGCCTGCCCCCGCGGCGCAGACCACCTCGCCACAAGTTCAACACTTAACCGAACAAGTCAATCGGCTATCGCAGGTCGTTCAGGCACTAGAACAGTCGAAGACGACTGGCCCCGCACCAACGCCAGCGACCGCCCCCGCGAGCCAATCGAATTCGCGGGTCGCCCAAGCCTTGATCGCTCAAGGACTCGATTCGGCCAGCGCCGAATACATCGCCAGCCAATCGCCGATCGACGACGCAACGGCCGACGAGGATCTGATCCCCGTGCTGCGGCAAGCGCTCCGCAAACGATTTCGCACGACCGGCCCGATCGATGTTCCCCAAGAGGGACAGCGGATCGTCGCACTAGTCGGCCCCACGGGCGTTGGCAAAACAACAACGATCGCCAAGCTAGCCGCCGGATTCCGGCTGCTGGAAAAACGGAACGTCGGCCTGATCACGATCGATACCTTCCGCATCGCCGCGGTCGACCAACTGCATAAATATGCTCAGGTCATGCAGCTGCCGATGGAAGTCGTTTCGGGAGCGGACGAAATGCGAGCGGCGATCGCTCGGCTGAGCGATGTCGATCTGATCCTGATCGATACCGTGGGTCGCAGCCCGCGCGACATCCAACAACTGGAAGTCACCCGAAAACTGCTGGCTCATGCCCAGCCCCAAGAAACTCATTTAGTATTGTCTGCCACGTCGTCCCGGTCGGCGATCGAATCGGCGATCGAAAACTTTGCGGTCCTGCGTCCCGGTGCGGTGATCGTTTCCAAGTTAGATGAAGTCCAACAGCAACCCGATCTGATGCGGTTTGCTGGCCCGGGCGTTCCCCCGATCAGCTACGTCACGACGGGACAAAACGTTCCCGACGACATCGATCTGCCGCAACCAAGCCGCTTGGTCGACCTGGCTCTCGGCCTGCGAAGCGCTGAATCAAACGAAACAAATGATGACGCTTTTCCGCTGCCGCCGCAGACTTCCGATGGCGACATGCTGCCGCCGCCGGATGATCGCGCAAGTGGCGCAAGCCAGGCGAATTTGAAGGGCTCAACGATGGCAACAAAATCTGCGCAATCGCGCAATTTGCTCTTGCCATCAAACTAG
- a CDS encoding 4Fe-4S dicluster domain-containing protein: MGTTSTVEIRRPQRWDQPFDPDMLERDVQWLSSLPPFSEMDKSAFPANTPLDGVLRNDCRIRKVQPGEVIVREGDYGNSAFLVLAGSVRVVLGQLPPQSLGRATAKQKSWFSAISALWKQPQFPEVRTVDQITPGGSSRVQQHGDTASIFLQDFDGVVTHERTLQIGPGEMFGEVAAMYRAPRTATVVADSHATLVEVRWQGLRLLRRDRVLAQQLEQNYRTNWLMIHLRETPLFRFLPENCLQKVADATLLRSFGRLEWHSDYRRTRKLKPVEQIESEPLVAMEGHLPTDLLLIRSGFARVCSRYGEGHRTLAYLGKGHMFGLREIVHNTYRDSNQAPVTLQESLRAVGFVDTLHIPIEVVAEYVLPYIRRTELPDPISRDDQQARARHDIASQVPTGMLEFIVQERLNNGRQAMVIDLNACTRCDDCVKACATTHDGNPRFTRSGPANDGIQFTQACMHCADPVCMIGCPTGAISRHSETGTVSVHENICIGCGTCAASCPYENIQMRTMRDPKGRMYFDESAGLPIMKATKCDLCQSQPSGPACQNACPHDALVRIDLGNLEDLSDWISRRR, encoded by the coding sequence ATGGGAACCACCTCGACCGTCGAAATACGTAGACCGCAGCGTTGGGATCAACCCTTTGATCCCGACATGCTCGAGCGCGACGTGCAATGGCTCAGTTCGCTGCCTCCATTCTCCGAAATGGATAAGTCGGCGTTCCCGGCTAACACGCCATTGGATGGAGTGCTCCGCAACGATTGCCGAATTCGCAAGGTGCAACCGGGCGAAGTGATCGTTCGCGAAGGGGATTATGGCAACAGTGCGTTCCTGGTCCTCGCCGGCAGTGTCCGCGTCGTGCTGGGGCAATTGCCACCGCAGTCGCTCGGCCGCGCGACCGCCAAACAGAAGAGCTGGTTCTCGGCGATCTCCGCACTCTGGAAGCAGCCTCAATTTCCCGAGGTCCGAACCGTCGATCAGATCACGCCGGGCGGATCGTCGCGAGTCCAGCAGCACGGCGATACGGCGTCGATCTTTTTGCAAGACTTCGATGGCGTCGTCACGCACGAACGAACGCTCCAGATCGGCCCCGGTGAAATGTTTGGTGAAGTCGCGGCGATGTATCGCGCCCCGCGGACAGCGACCGTCGTCGCCGACAGCCATGCGACGCTTGTCGAAGTCCGCTGGCAGGGCTTGCGTCTGTTGCGACGCGATCGCGTTTTGGCCCAACAGCTGGAACAAAACTACCGCACCAACTGGCTGATGATTCACCTGCGGGAAACGCCACTGTTCCGTTTCCTGCCGGAGAACTGTCTTCAAAAAGTAGCCGACGCGACGCTGTTGCGCTCCTTCGGTCGACTCGAATGGCATTCCGATTACCGCCGCACGCGGAAACTGAAACCGGTCGAACAGATCGAATCGGAACCGCTTGTCGCAATGGAAGGGCATCTGCCGACCGACCTGTTGCTGATCCGCAGCGGTTTCGCCCGCGTCTGCTCTCGCTACGGTGAAGGGCATCGCACGCTGGCTTATCTTGGCAAAGGGCACATGTTTGGCCTCCGCGAGATCGTTCACAACACCTATCGCGATTCCAACCAAGCCCCCGTCACGCTGCAGGAATCTTTGCGAGCTGTCGGCTTTGTCGACACGTTGCACATCCCGATCGAAGTCGTCGCCGAATACGTGCTTCCGTACATCCGGCGGACCGAGCTGCCCGATCCGATCTCTCGCGACGATCAACAAGCCCGCGCCCGGCACGACATCGCGTCGCAAGTGCCGACCGGGATGCTGGAGTTTATCGTCCAGGAACGACTAAATAACGGTCGCCAAGCGATGGTGATCGATTTGAACGCCTGCACACGCTGCGACGATTGCGTCAAAGCGTGCGCGACGACGCACGACGGCAATCCGCGGTTCACTCGCAGTGGTCCGGCCAACGATGGGATCCAATTTACGCAGGCTTGCATGCACTGTGCCGACCCGGTCTGCATGATCGGTTGTCCCACCGGAGCGATCTCGCGCCATTCCGAAACCGGCACGGTCTCGGTCCACGAGAACATCTGCATCGGATGTGGCACTTGCGCCGCGTCGTGCCCTTATGAAAACATTCAGATGCGGACGATGCGCGATCCCAAAGGTCGGATGTATTTCGACGAATCGGCCGGCTTGCCGATCATGAAAGCCACCAAATGCGACCTCTGCCAATCGCAACCCTCGGGGCCCGCTTGCCAGAACGCCTGTCCACACGACGCCTTGGTCCGGATCGATCTGGGCAACTTGGAAGATCTTAGCGATTGGATCAGCCGACGCCGTTAG
- a CDS encoding FliA/WhiG family RNA polymerase sigma factor, whose protein sequence is MATKTAAELEEIQEIWDQYKANPEVRDEYLRNRLVENYMPLVRYNGERIWQRLPEGVELDDLISAGIFGLLDAIDAFDRSRGVKFETYCVPRIRGAMLDELRSMDWVPRLVRSKASKLNEANKKLNEKHGRPPTVQELSEFMQITVPEVEKWQQEANAVGLVSLNKKWYETDSYKDVREIDVLEDKKGEDPTRRVQKNDLMRLVTKGLNRNERLIIILYYYEELTMKEIGATLDLSESRVSQMHSSIVARLQQQLGPRRVEFGA, encoded by the coding sequence ATGGCAACGAAGACGGCAGCTGAATTAGAAGAAATCCAAGAGATTTGGGACCAATACAAGGCAAATCCGGAGGTGCGCGATGAGTACCTGCGAAACCGCCTGGTTGAAAACTACATGCCTTTGGTTCGCTACAACGGCGAACGCATCTGGCAGCGGTTGCCCGAAGGCGTGGAACTGGACGACCTGATCAGCGCAGGTATCTTCGGCTTGCTGGACGCGATCGATGCGTTCGACCGCTCCCGCGGTGTCAAGTTTGAAACCTACTGCGTTCCGCGTATTCGCGGTGCGATGCTCGACGAACTCCGTTCGATGGACTGGGTTCCTCGTTTGGTTCGCAGCAAAGCGAGCAAGCTGAACGAAGCGAACAAGAAACTGAACGAAAAGCACGGCCGTCCGCCAACCGTTCAAGAACTGTCGGAGTTCATGCAGATCACCGTTCCCGAAGTGGAAAAGTGGCAGCAGGAAGCCAACGCCGTCGGTTTGGTCAGTCTGAACAAGAAATGGTACGAGACCGACAGCTACAAAGACGTTCGCGAAATCGACGTCCTGGAAGACAAGAAGGGTGAAGACCCAACGCGTCGCGTTCAAAAGAACGACCTGATGCGTTTGGTCACCAAGGGGCTCAACCGCAACGAGCGTCTGATCATCATTCTGTATTATTATGAAGAGCTGACGATGAAAGAGATCGGCGCTACGCTGGACCTTTCGGAAAGTCGCGTCAGCCAGATGCACAGCAGCATTGTTGCCCGCCTACAGCAACAACTGGGACCACGCCGCGTCGAATTCGGCGCCTAG